The Rhodothermaceae bacterium genome includes a region encoding these proteins:
- the queG gene encoding tRNA epoxyqueuosine(34) reductase QueG, whose product MPVFDHNQQSQLAKQLKLEAARLGFVACGIAEARQLDDEAKRLEVWLANGQHASMAYMTRNFEKRVDPRKLVPGAKRVVTVLYNYWQGGTHAEDAGKISRYAWGDDYHQVMKERLYELYSWLEGEVKTLSGRVFVDSAPVMDKVWAQRSGLGWIAKNTNLINPRIGSWFFIGTLIIDVPLTCDDPATYDHCGSCTRCIDACPTDAIYQPYVVDSNRCISYWTIEHRGDSLPEEIMSQQEDWIFGCDICQDVCPWNKFSRQTKDSRFLPREGIQDTPLEEWEELDLEAFRKRFRGSAVKRAKYEGFKRNVRAAKRSRVLRRD is encoded by the coding sequence ATGCCTGTATTTGACCATAATCAACAGTCTCAACTGGCAAAACAACTCAAGCTTGAAGCTGCAAGACTCGGCTTTGTGGCATGCGGAATTGCGGAGGCGCGGCAATTGGATGACGAGGCAAAACGCCTTGAAGTCTGGCTTGCGAACGGGCAACATGCATCCATGGCTTACATGACCCGGAACTTCGAAAAACGGGTAGACCCCCGAAAACTGGTCCCGGGTGCGAAGCGGGTTGTAACAGTGTTATATAACTACTGGCAGGGAGGTACCCATGCAGAAGATGCAGGAAAAATCAGTCGCTACGCATGGGGAGATGACTACCATCAAGTCATGAAGGAGCGCCTCTACGAACTGTATTCATGGCTGGAGGGGGAAGTTAAAACCCTTTCCGGCCGCGTTTTTGTTGATTCTGCTCCCGTGATGGACAAGGTTTGGGCACAGCGTAGTGGATTGGGATGGATTGCAAAAAACACCAACCTGATCAATCCCCGCATTGGGTCCTGGTTTTTTATCGGGACGCTGATCATTGATGTGCCGCTTACCTGTGATGATCCCGCTACGTACGATCATTGTGGATCCTGTACCCGATGCATTGATGCATGTCCAACGGATGCGATCTATCAGCCGTACGTAGTGGATTCGAACCGCTGCATTTCGTACTGGACTATCGAGCACCGCGGGGATTCATTGCCCGAGGAAATCATGTCGCAGCAGGAAGACTGGATTTTTGGATGCGATATATGCCAGGATGTATGTCCCTGGAATAAATTCAGTCGCCAAACGAAGGATTCCCGATTCCTACCCCGGGAAGGAATCCAGGATACCCCGCTTGAAGAATGGGAAGAACTGGATCTTGAAGCCTTTCGAAAACGCTTCAGAGGAAGTGCCGTGAAACGGGCTAAGTATGAAGGCTTTAAGCGCAACGTACGGGCAGCCAAACGATCCCGTGTCCTTCGCAGGGATTAG
- the murG gene encoding undecaprenyldiphospho-muramoylpentapeptide beta-N-acetylglucosaminyltransferase, translating to MRPPRILLAGGGTGGHVYPAIAIAQAIRSLEPMSAIAFAGTRDHLEWNAVPDAGFEIHPITISGFHRRQLLRNAGFPFKLATGLWQSYQLVQDFDADVAVGTGGYVSGPVLWAASMRKRPTVAQEQNAYAGVTNRILGRRAAQVHIAFEEAKSWFPEGRCRISGNPVRKELATKITREAARKALKLPQTAKVLFVFGGSLGSQAINEAMWQVSDQMLSAPDLHIIWQTGNLYYERMRKKEHARLRVMKYVDRMELFYAACDLVLARSGALTCSELLCTSTPAVLVPSIHVAEDHQTKNARSMERIGAAMFVPEEDLLNALLIQVPALLADPERRGRMADRARKAAKPQAATTIAKDILALVGWEESA from the coding sequence ATGAGACCACCTCGCATATTACTGGCTGGTGGCGGCACGGGCGGCCACGTATACCCGGCAATTGCCATTGCACAAGCAATCCGCTCGCTGGAGCCGATGAGTGCAATTGCATTTGCTGGAACGCGGGATCACCTAGAGTGGAACGCGGTCCCGGACGCAGGATTTGAAATTCATCCAATTACGATCAGCGGGTTTCACCGTAGACAGCTCTTACGAAATGCTGGATTCCCATTTAAGCTGGCAACCGGGCTCTGGCAGAGTTATCAGTTGGTTCAGGACTTTGATGCGGATGTTGCTGTCGGGACAGGCGGTTATGTGTCAGGGCCGGTATTGTGGGCAGCCAGCATGCGTAAACGTCCAACGGTTGCCCAGGAGCAGAATGCCTACGCAGGTGTGACCAATCGTATTCTGGGACGCCGTGCAGCACAGGTACACATTGCTTTTGAAGAGGCAAAGAGCTGGTTCCCCGAGGGGCGTTGCCGTATCAGTGGCAACCCTGTACGCAAGGAGTTGGCGACGAAAATTACACGTGAAGCCGCCCGGAAAGCTCTAAAACTGCCACAGACCGCGAAGGTGCTTTTCGTGTTCGGGGGATCGCTGGGAAGTCAAGCCATTAATGAAGCGATGTGGCAGGTTTCGGATCAAATGCTCTCCGCCCCTGACCTTCATATCATCTGGCAAACCGGCAACCTCTACTACGAGCGAATGCGGAAGAAGGAGCATGCAAGGCTTCGTGTTATGAAGTATGTGGACCGAATGGAGTTGTTTTATGCTGCCTGCGACCTTGTTCTGGCACGATCTGGAGCCCTCACATGCAGTGAGCTCTTGTGCACCTCGACTCCTGCGGTACTCGTGCCGTCCATACATGTAGCCGAGGATCACCAGACCAAAAATGCCCGCAGTATGGAGCGTATCGGTGCGGCGATGTTTGTGCCGGAAGAGGATCTTCTGAATGCACTCCTGATACAGGTCCCTGCCCTTTTGGCTGACCCCGAACGAAGAGGCAGGATGGCAGACAGAGCACGCAAAGCCGCAAAACCTCAAGCCGCCACGACCATCGCAAAAGATATTCTGGCATTGGTTGGATGGGAGGAATCAGCATGA
- the rpsT gene encoding 30S ribosomal protein S20 has protein sequence MPQHASAVKRVRQSAARRLRNREHRSRMRTMVKRLLQTEDASVAKDLYPETQAYLDRLVTKGIIHRNKSAHYKSQISLHLNKVAR, from the coding sequence ATGCCCCAACACGCTTCAGCAGTCAAGCGGGTACGCCAGAGTGCGGCACGTCGCCTTCGTAACCGCGAACACCGTAGCCGGATGCGAACCATGGTCAAGAGACTCTTGCAAACCGAGGACGCTTCTGTTGCAAAAGACCTTTACCCTGAGACCCAGGCATATCTGGATAGACTTGTTACAAAGGGGATTATTCACCGCAATAAGTCTGCGCATTACAAATCTCAGATTTCATTACACTTGAACAAAGTCGCGCGTTAG
- a CDS encoding PKD domain-containing protein, which yields MSLSSNLFRTAVKFLSLGLLLTILPSAVAQDYMKNLRPEGNIFVKPRLGFSSYLGDNEQSPFNFNGDAFDVGIPWNVGLELGYQLSVPFSISLAYVAGEYPVITQFPARVDDTDGVANDDAMRSSIQAIGRYTFAEAPTRTALYLNFGLSYSFGNVTQDQAPYTTEESGSAFGPLAGVGVDIALNPRTSFFAELNGGFHFGDEALDGTSEYGYGGVDVLTALGIGLKINFAAAVTPPEVGALTCPTTMVVTDTPANFSAVTNMEVATQPTELRWEFGDGGTAAGDSGTHTYTEAGTYEVMFFATNEGGTATGACSVTVIAPAEILALTTNKESVSICDEDPSVTFTANTGGSEPFSYQWDFGDGQGSTEASPSHTYAQMGTYTVTLTLTNDAGSDSRTTTVNVTEEGCFDCDISEMNTVFFDRNSSVLTDAGRTQLMENLEILQNCELNVRIEGYASRDERNAQQLSEDRAAAVRQYYVDNGIDESRMSDMGMGAAGQITKKGAAGQFRRVDTIPVN from the coding sequence ATGAGCCTCTCATCAAATCTTTTTCGGACAGCCGTAAAATTCCTCTCACTGGGACTCCTTCTGACAATCCTGCCAAGTGCAGTCGCACAGGATTATATGAAGAATTTGCGCCCGGAAGGTAATATCTTTGTGAAACCCAGACTTGGGTTTTCATCATACCTTGGCGACAATGAACAATCGCCATTCAATTTTAATGGGGATGCTTTCGATGTGGGTATCCCTTGGAATGTCGGCCTTGAGCTTGGGTATCAGCTCTCCGTCCCATTCTCAATCAGTCTCGCATACGTTGCTGGAGAATATCCCGTGATCACACAATTCCCGGCCAGGGTTGACGACACGGATGGAGTAGCAAATGACGATGCGATGCGTAGTTCGATTCAGGCGATTGGTCGATACACTTTCGCAGAGGCACCGACGCGCACGGCTCTGTACCTCAATTTTGGCTTGTCGTACTCGTTTGGAAATGTGACTCAGGATCAGGCACCCTATACAACGGAAGAGAGTGGGAGTGCATTCGGCCCTCTTGCCGGGGTAGGAGTGGACATCGCGCTTAATCCACGTACGTCATTCTTCGCAGAACTCAACGGAGGATTTCATTTCGGTGATGAAGCACTGGACGGCACATCGGAATACGGATATGGTGGGGTGGATGTACTTACCGCCCTAGGCATTGGTCTAAAAATTAATTTTGCGGCTGCGGTCACTCCGCCTGAGGTTGGTGCGCTTACCTGCCCGACCACGATGGTCGTGACAGATACTCCTGCAAATTTCTCTGCGGTCACGAACATGGAGGTTGCGACGCAACCGACTGAATTGCGCTGGGAATTCGGTGATGGCGGGACAGCCGCGGGAGACTCCGGTACTCACACCTACACAGAGGCGGGAACGTACGAGGTGATGTTTTTTGCAACGAACGAAGGCGGTACGGCTACTGGTGCATGTAGTGTCACCGTCATCGCTCCTGCCGAAATTCTTGCACTCACTACCAACAAGGAGAGTGTCAGTATATGCGACGAGGATCCAAGTGTGACCTTTACAGCCAACACGGGCGGATCCGAGCCATTCAGCTATCAGTGGGACTTCGGTGATGGCCAAGGTAGCACAGAGGCCAGCCCGTCTCATACGTATGCGCAAATGGGCACTTACACCGTAACCTTAACCCTGACCAATGATGCGGGCAGTGACAGCCGAACGACTACCGTGAATGTGACGGAGGAAGGTTGCTTCGACTGTGACATTTCAGAAATGAACACGGTGTTCTTTGATCGTAACTCATCCGTCCTCACCGATGCTGGTCGCACGCAGCTCATGGAAAACTTGGAAATCCTCCAGAACTGCGAACTGAATGTGCGCATTGAAGGCTATGCATCCCGAGACGAGCGGAATGCACAGCAGTTGAGTGAGGACCGTGCAGCAGCGGTCAGACAGTACTACGTTGACAACGGCATTGATGAGTCCCGTATGTCTGACATGGGCATGGGAGCAGCGGGACAGATAACCAAGAAAGGGGCAGCGGGTCAATTCCGACGGGTTGACACGATCCCCGTGAACTAA
- a CDS encoding UDP-N-acetylmuramate--L-alanine ligase produces the protein MNSQRRQPWLGRIRHVHMVGIGGIGMSSIASVLLARGYRVTGSDLSLSELTNKLADQGAHIYEGHDKKHVGGADVVVYSSAVDVNQNAETQAAVSHRIPLISRSEMLGELMRMKYGVGVAGTHGKTTATSMVGRVVAEGGFDPTVIVGGKVTELNSNAVSGEGDIIVIEADEYDRAFLRLTPALAVITTIEADHLDIYGDLEEVYKAFTAFAVSVPFFGAAIVCLDDPGVQAIIDGIDRRLVTYGTARQAMVRAERVRQKGQSTHFDVLASGKLLGSIKLRALGLHNVRNALAAVAVGLELDIAFDSIKSGLELFSGVQRRFQVLGEKDEILVIDDYAHHPTEVLATLKAASEGYPDRRIVGVFQPHLYSRTNDFKDQFARSFFNADILIVTEIYPAREKPIPGVTGKLIAELAAARGHRDVRYAKRKEDVLPILRDTCESGDVVLFMGAGDIWRTARVYTEQLCRSVAA, from the coding sequence ATGAACTCGCAACGTCGACAACCCTGGCTCGGACGAATCCGTCATGTACACATGGTCGGTATTGGCGGCATTGGAATGAGTTCAATCGCTTCCGTTCTTTTGGCGCGAGGATACCGGGTAACCGGCTCTGATCTGAGCCTGAGTGAACTGACCAACAAACTTGCAGATCAGGGAGCACACATTTACGAAGGACATGACAAAAAACATGTCGGTGGCGCAGATGTAGTCGTCTACTCGTCTGCGGTGGATGTGAATCAAAATGCCGAAACACAGGCCGCAGTTTCTCATCGTATCCCACTGATTTCCCGATCAGAGATGCTCGGCGAACTCATGCGTATGAAGTATGGTGTCGGTGTAGCCGGCACACACGGAAAAACAACGGCAACTAGCATGGTTGGGCGTGTGGTCGCAGAAGGTGGGTTTGATCCCACGGTCATCGTTGGAGGGAAAGTGACGGAACTCAACAGTAATGCCGTCAGTGGAGAGGGGGATATTATTGTGATTGAAGCAGATGAATATGATCGCGCCTTTCTGCGATTAACCCCCGCCCTGGCCGTAATCACGACCATTGAAGCAGATCATTTGGACATCTACGGCGACCTTGAAGAAGTCTATAAGGCCTTTACTGCGTTTGCCGTGAGTGTGCCCTTCTTCGGAGCAGCCATCGTCTGCCTGGATGATCCTGGTGTACAGGCAATCATTGACGGAATAGACCGCAGGCTGGTGACCTACGGCACCGCGCGGCAGGCGATGGTGCGGGCCGAAAGGGTGAGACAAAAGGGGCAGTCTACTCATTTCGATGTGCTTGCGTCCGGTAAGCTACTCGGATCTATTAAATTACGAGCGCTCGGATTGCACAATGTACGCAATGCACTGGCTGCAGTCGCCGTCGGGTTAGAGCTCGATATTGCTTTTGATTCCATTAAGTCGGGGCTGGAGCTCTTTTCCGGCGTCCAGCGGCGGTTTCAGGTTCTGGGGGAGAAGGATGAGATTCTGGTCATCGACGATTATGCCCATCATCCGACCGAAGTCCTTGCAACCCTTAAGGCTGCAAGCGAGGGATATCCGGATCGCAGGATTGTGGGGGTTTTTCAACCCCACCTATATTCGCGCACAAATGATTTCAAGGATCAGTTTGCCCGTTCATTTTTCAATGCGGACATCCTGATTGTGACAGAGATCTATCCGGCCCGGGAAAAACCAATCCCTGGAGTCACCGGGAAGCTGATTGCGGAACTGGCTGCGGCCAGGGGTCATCGCGATGTTCGCTACGCGAAGCGGAAGGAGGATGTACTACCCATTTTGCGGGATACCTGTGAGTCTGGTGATGTAGTACTGTTCATGGGGGCAGGAGATATCTGGCGAACGGCTCGCGTGTACACCGAACAACTTTGTCGAAGCGTAGCCGCCTAA
- the ftsZ gene encoding cell division protein FtsZ — protein MEKQKKTRFKFDAEYQGIAKICVVGIGGGGGNAVNSMIEHGLESVEFMVINTDAQDLKKSLAKHKIQAGRELTKGLGAGARPDVGVQAMMECIDEIETALHGFDMVFVTAGMGGGTGTGGVSIVSDIARRLGILVVAIVTKPFEFENKQRMQYALAGIDRLRNNVDTLIIIPNERLLDIADETTNLAEAFQRADNVLSDATRGISDLITKTGLINLDFADVRTTIKDSGTAIMGVETGDIKTGAATITLDAISSSLMDGVSIAGARNVLVNLTAGSIPIKEVNAAMAVIKDEAGTDAEIITGVVVDPEMEGKMRITVIATGFDRVKTPKGRESKKLRLEDDDFGYKGEDNLKVLDKPAWERRGLAEPKKNITLGEQKIRYLSEDDAPSKKKEPSPSDKVPAFLRKMMD, from the coding sequence ATGGAAAAACAGAAAAAAACTCGGTTCAAGTTTGATGCTGAATACCAAGGCATTGCAAAAATTTGCGTTGTCGGTATAGGCGGAGGTGGCGGCAATGCCGTCAACAGTATGATTGAACATGGCTTGGAATCCGTAGAATTTATGGTCATCAACACAGATGCCCAGGATCTAAAGAAGAGCTTGGCGAAGCATAAAATTCAAGCTGGTCGGGAGCTGACCAAGGGCCTAGGTGCAGGAGCGAGACCCGATGTGGGTGTGCAGGCTATGATGGAATGCATTGACGAGATCGAAACCGCCTTGCACGGGTTCGATATGGTCTTTGTGACTGCCGGTATGGGGGGAGGAACTGGAACCGGCGGAGTCAGCATCGTTTCCGACATTGCACGGCGGCTGGGAATCCTAGTGGTAGCGATCGTCACTAAGCCCTTTGAGTTCGAAAACAAGCAACGGATGCAATATGCTCTGGCGGGGATTGATCGCCTCCGGAATAATGTTGACACCTTGATTATAATTCCGAATGAGCGGCTACTGGATATCGCAGATGAGACAACGAATCTTGCCGAGGCATTCCAGCGGGCAGATAATGTCCTGTCGGATGCCACCCGTGGAATTAGCGATCTAATCACGAAGACCGGCTTGATTAACCTGGATTTTGCAGATGTACGCACGACGATCAAGGATAGTGGCACTGCGATCATGGGGGTTGAAACGGGTGATATAAAAACCGGTGCCGCCACGATCACGCTTGACGCGATTTCAAGCTCGCTTATGGACGGTGTATCTATCGCGGGTGCTCGGAACGTACTGGTCAATCTCACCGCCGGGTCTATACCGATTAAGGAGGTAAACGCAGCAATGGCCGTCATCAAGGATGAAGCCGGCACAGATGCAGAGATCATCACGGGCGTGGTCGTTGATCCTGAGATGGAGGGTAAGATGCGGATTACTGTCATTGCGACTGGTTTTGATCGAGTGAAAACACCGAAGGGACGGGAGAGCAAGAAATTACGTCTGGAGGACGATGACTTTGGCTACAAAGGTGAGGACAACCTTAAGGTATTGGATAAACCCGCATGGGAGCGTCGTGGATTAGCTGAGCCTAAGAAGAATATCACCTTGGGAGAGCAAAAAATCAGGTACCTGAGTGAGGACGATGCTCCATCAAAAAAGAAAGAGCCCTCCCCTTCGGATAAGGTCCCTGCTTTTTTGCGAAAAATGATGGATTAG
- the ftsA gene encoding cell division protein FtsA, translated as MSDQIVVGMDIGTTKVCAVVAESDELGKINVLGIGIAESDGLNRGVVVNIDKTVASVQKAISAAERAADVEVQNVIVGIAGDHIQSFQSRGVVTITNRDHSITEKDVKRLIEDTAHVAMPADREILHIIPQEFIVDGQDGVLDPVGMSGVRLEANVHIITGLVSAARNIYRCIEKAGYQVTDVVLEPLASSFSVLHPDEKEVGVVLIDIGGGTTDVAVFEDRTIRHTAVIAVAGNNVTEDIRKGLGVMRNHAEQLKCQFGCAMVDLTDDDNQIRIPGLGGRQEKTISSSTLAQIIQPRLEEILEIAAIEIRRSGYGKHLSAGAVLTGGGSLIPGTNELANEVLGLETRVGFPTHRGGGLWQEVSDPKFATSIGLVLYGLSPKMMNSITQDGSVRRLPGAIDASEKGGGSWSKIVGRMKGWFDEL; from the coding sequence ATGAGTGATCAAATTGTAGTCGGAATGGATATTGGCACCACGAAAGTGTGTGCTGTCGTAGCCGAATCCGATGAATTAGGCAAGATTAATGTGCTAGGGATCGGGATCGCCGAATCTGATGGTCTGAACCGGGGCGTTGTGGTTAATATTGATAAGACTGTAGCCTCTGTCCAGAAAGCGATCTCAGCAGCGGAGCGGGCAGCCGATGTAGAAGTTCAGAATGTAATTGTAGGTATTGCCGGCGATCATATTCAAAGCTTCCAAAGTCGAGGGGTGGTTACGATTACCAACCGCGATCACTCAATTACGGAAAAAGATGTCAAGCGATTGATTGAGGATACGGCGCATGTGGCGATGCCCGCGGATCGGGAGATCCTGCACATTATCCCACAGGAATTCATCGTTGACGGTCAGGACGGGGTGTTAGATCCGGTCGGAATGAGCGGTGTACGCCTTGAAGCCAATGTGCATATCATCACAGGGTTGGTCTCTGCAGCAAGAAATATTTACAGGTGCATTGAGAAAGCCGGCTATCAGGTCACTGATGTCGTGCTTGAGCCACTGGCCAGTTCGTTCAGTGTGCTGCATCCAGATGAGAAGGAGGTTGGGGTGGTCCTGATTGATATTGGGGGCGGAACCACCGATGTTGCCGTCTTTGAAGATCGTACGATCCGGCACACTGCCGTCATCGCCGTAGCAGGCAACAATGTAACGGAGGATATCCGGAAGGGGCTGGGGGTCATGCGCAATCATGCCGAGCAGTTGAAATGTCAATTTGGTTGTGCAATGGTTGATCTCACAGATGATGACAATCAGATCCGTATTCCCGGGTTGGGGGGCAGGCAGGAAAAAACGATCAGCTCCAGCACATTGGCCCAGATCATTCAACCTCGACTGGAGGAAATCCTGGAGATCGCCGCGATTGAAATCCGACGCAGTGGATATGGCAAACATCTCTCCGCTGGTGCGGTCCTGACCGGTGGGGGCTCATTGATCCCCGGAACCAATGAATTGGCTAACGAAGTCCTTGGGCTCGAAACACGCGTTGGCTTTCCTACACATCGGGGAGGCGGGCTCTGGCAAGAGGTGTCGGACCCCAAGTTCGCCACAAGTATCGGCCTGGTTCTTTATGGACTGTCCCCGAAAATGATGAATTCTATCACGCAAGATGGCTCCGTCAGAAGACTGCCTGGTGCCATAGACGCTTCCGAAAAGGGAGGGGGCTCGTGGAGCAAAATCGTCGGCCGCATGAAGGGCTGGTTCGATGAACTTTAA
- a CDS encoding cell division protein FtsW, translating to MPRQTNTLYLQDRAPMDRYILWIVLVISAIGVMAVYSAIAFLAEVKADGDTEQFLLRHTLRVGLALVTMIVFSMLDYHQIARWSRLFLVGSLFLLVLVRIFGVTYGGATRAFQVGLFSVQPSDLAKIALILNIAVLLVRKQEYIHNFTRGVLPLFFWTFLTVVLIGLEDLSTAFLVLVSVMLMLYVGRVSLFHIGGGVVFSIACVLLMLLSSPNRAQRVESYLNLKIFTNTEEAEVFDLQAEGYQAHQARIALAMGGWTGRGPGKSIQRDFLPTPYNDFIFAIISEEYGVLGSLVLLGLFVMILLRGFLRIARDAIDPLGLFLAVGCTTILFLYTLVHTGVSVGILPVTGLPLPLISYGGTSMLAAGILLGILLNISRQLDRR from the coding sequence ATGCCGAGACAGACCAACACCTTGTATCTGCAGGACCGAGCCCCGATGGATAGGTATATCCTCTGGATCGTGCTTGTCATCTCCGCGATTGGGGTTATGGCAGTCTACAGTGCAATCGCTTTTCTGGCTGAAGTGAAAGCAGATGGGGATACGGAGCAATTCCTTTTGCGTCACACACTCCGGGTGGGACTTGCACTCGTGACGATGATTGTCTTCAGTATGTTGGACTATCATCAGATTGCGCGCTGGTCGCGACTGTTTCTGGTAGGTTCTTTGTTCCTACTGGTGCTGGTGCGCATTTTTGGGGTCACGTACGGAGGCGCTACTCGTGCCTTCCAGGTTGGTCTTTTCAGCGTTCAACCATCAGATCTGGCTAAGATTGCGCTGATCCTGAACATCGCTGTACTCCTGGTACGTAAGCAGGAATACATCCATAACTTCACCAGGGGCGTCCTTCCGCTATTTTTCTGGACGTTTCTAACCGTCGTGTTGATCGGCCTGGAGGACCTGTCAACCGCCTTCCTCGTCCTGGTTTCTGTGATGCTGATGCTCTATGTCGGCCGTGTGAGCCTATTCCACATCGGAGGAGGTGTCGTCTTCAGCATTGCCTGCGTGTTATTGATGCTCCTTTCTTCTCCAAACCGGGCTCAGCGGGTCGAATCCTACCTGAATCTGAAGATCTTCACGAATACGGAGGAAGCCGAAGTGTTCGACTTACAGGCAGAGGGCTATCAGGCACACCAGGCCAGGATTGCCCTTGCGATGGGCGGTTGGACCGGACGAGGACCGGGCAAAAGTATCCAACGGGATTTTCTGCCGACCCCCTATAATGACTTCATTTTTGCCATCATCTCGGAAGAGTATGGGGTCCTGGGAAGTCTTGTCCTCCTGGGACTGTTCGTGATGATTCTCTTGCGGGGCTTTCTGCGGATTGCGCGTGATGCAATAGATCCACTGGGCCTTTTCCTGGCAGTTGGCTGCACAACGATTTTGTTTTTGTACACTTTGGTCCACACAGGGGTCTCAGTGGGGATCTTGCCGGTAACGGGGCTCCCGCTTCCACTGATTTCCTATGGCGGAACCTCGATGCTTGCTGCAGGCATTCTGCTTGGAATTCTACTCAATATTTCCCGACAACTGGACCGCCGATGA
- a CDS encoding UDP-N-acetylmuramoyl-L-alanine--D-glutamate ligase — protein MQPYNVQGKRITVLGAARSGRAVADLLARTGAKVLLSDHGPIDPDTLKWCKNQGIEVEAHGHTEATLAADFLVISPGVPTTAQPVQAALARGLPVYSELEVASWYAKGQIVAVTGTNGKTTTASLVGHMMKTADRHTVVAGNIGSPLSEHIQNLHADTVVVLEVSSFQLDHIDTFRPDVSVILNITPDHLDRYGGSFEHYAKSKLRIYENQSDADTVIYNYDDTLVRERVEYFISTHDVQGLPFSSQVELSSGASAIRDMIHLQKHALLPTEKLGIPGPHNISNSLAAALAGQAVGLTNAVLRESLQRFTGVDHRLEVIRQLSGVTYVNDSKATNVNALWYALLSFHAPIVLLAGGRDKGNDYEIIKPLISEKVHTVVAFGESAQKVLKELGPHTKNALAVKTLDEAVQSARSCASSGDVVLLSPACASFDLFSNYEERGARFRRIVESF, from the coding sequence ATGCAGCCATACAACGTCCAGGGGAAACGCATTACCGTTTTGGGAGCTGCCCGGAGCGGCCGCGCAGTCGCGGATCTATTGGCCCGTACTGGTGCCAAAGTATTGCTTTCCGATCATGGCCCTATTGATCCAGATACGCTGAAATGGTGCAAGAATCAGGGCATTGAAGTGGAAGCCCATGGGCATACAGAAGCAACACTGGCAGCAGATTTCCTGGTGATCAGTCCGGGAGTACCTACGACGGCTCAGCCTGTGCAGGCCGCCCTTGCCCGAGGACTGCCCGTCTATTCGGAGCTTGAGGTTGCCTCCTGGTACGCAAAGGGACAGATTGTAGCAGTCACCGGAACCAATGGAAAGACCACGACAGCTTCACTTGTAGGACACATGATGAAGACTGCTGATCGGCATACCGTAGTCGCGGGCAACATTGGTAGCCCCTTGTCTGAACATATACAAAATTTACATGCAGACACGGTAGTCGTCCTTGAAGTATCCAGCTTCCAACTGGATCATATAGACACGTTCCGGCCGGACGTGAGTGTGATCCTGAATATCACACCAGATCATCTGGATCGCTACGGTGGCAGCTTTGAACACTATGCCAAAAGTAAACTCCGCATCTATGAAAACCAGTCGGATGCAGACACAGTGATCTATAACTACGATGACACGCTGGTACGGGAGCGCGTCGAGTACTTTATCTCCACCCATGATGTGCAGGGGCTCCCCTTCAGTAGCCAGGTAGAGCTTTCGAGCGGTGCGAGCGCAATTCGCGACATGATCCATCTGCAGAAGCACGCACTCTTACCCACGGAGAAATTGGGGATCCCGGGCCCACACAACATCAGTAATTCTCTGGCAGCTGCACTGGCAGGGCAGGCGGTTGGACTCACGAATGCGGTTCTGCGTGAAAGCCTGCAACGATTCACCGGAGTGGATCACCGACTGGAAGTCATCCGTCAATTGAGCGGGGTCACCTATGTCAATGACTCGAAAGCGACTAATGTGAACGCACTCTGGTATGCGCTACTGAGTTTCCATGCACCGATTGTACTGCTCGCAGGTGGCCGGGACAAAGGGAATGATTATGAGATTATCAAGCCACTGATCTCCGAAAAAGTACATACCGTAGTTGCGTTCGGAGAAAGCGCACAAAAGGTGCTTAAAGAGCTTGGCCCTCATACCAAAAATGCATTGGCGGTCAAAACTCTGGACGAAGCCGTCCAGAGTGCACGAAGCTGTGCGAGTTCCGGGGATGTTGTACTGTTGAGCCCGGCGTGCGCCTCTTTTGACCTGTTTTCCAACTACGAAGAGCGGGGAGCACGATTTCGCCGCATCGTGGAGAGTTTCTAA